A region of Mesorhizobium sp. M3A.F.Ca.ET.080.04.2.1 DNA encodes the following proteins:
- a CDS encoding HlyD family type I secretion periplasmic adaptor subunit — MAPASSYFTADQLRAVRDIALSARTRVIALLDRGSKPVEGASPQQQRLRQAIRRNVRAGTVAAATLVGGLGLWAATSNLAGAVVAAGHLVVDSNVKAVQHPQGGVVGALNVQNGSMVSAGDVLVRLDDTVARANLAIVDNGLDELSARRARLIAERDGTDAVRYPEELLARASDPEVGHLIDGENKLFALRRQARDGQVSQLRERVVQFRQEIAGIDAQQKSKQQEIALTKVELDSMRNLWKKKLVPISRMTESERAQARLDGENGQLIAAAAQTRGRISEMELAIIQIDQDMRSEVAGELREIDAKMGELRERQISAEQSLKQIDIRAPQSGRVHQLAVHTIGGVIAPGEAIMQIVPTADALVVEARVAPQDIDQVRVGQPAALRLSAFSQQTTPEVEGQVDRISPDLIEDQKAGVAYYAVRIALTKSSLKQAGQLELKPGMPAEVFLQTGERTVLSYLLKPLTDQASRAFRGD; from the coding sequence ATGGCGCCAGCATCCAGCTATTTCACAGCCGACCAATTGCGCGCCGTGCGGGATATTGCGTTGTCGGCGAGGACACGGGTCATTGCCCTCCTCGACCGCGGATCAAAACCCGTCGAAGGTGCATCGCCGCAGCAGCAGCGTCTGCGCCAGGCGATTCGCCGGAACGTGCGGGCGGGGACCGTCGCGGCGGCAACGTTGGTCGGCGGGCTCGGCCTGTGGGCGGCGACAAGCAATCTCGCGGGCGCCGTGGTGGCCGCCGGCCATCTGGTCGTCGATTCCAACGTCAAGGCTGTCCAGCATCCGCAAGGCGGCGTGGTGGGCGCGCTGAATGTGCAGAACGGCAGCATGGTTTCGGCCGGCGACGTGCTGGTGCGGCTCGACGACACGGTGGCGCGCGCCAACCTCGCCATCGTCGACAACGGCCTCGACGAGCTTTCGGCCCGCCGCGCGCGGCTGATTGCCGAGCGCGACGGCACTGATGCCGTGCGCTACCCTGAAGAGCTCCTGGCACGAGCATCCGATCCCGAGGTCGGCCATTTGATCGACGGCGAGAACAAGCTGTTTGCGCTCAGGCGGCAAGCGCGGGACGGCCAGGTTTCCCAGCTGCGCGAGCGCGTCGTGCAGTTCCGGCAGGAAATCGCCGGCATCGACGCGCAGCAGAAGAGCAAGCAGCAGGAGATCGCGCTCACCAAGGTCGAGCTCGACAGCATGCGGAACCTCTGGAAGAAGAAGCTGGTGCCGATCTCTCGGATGACCGAGAGCGAGCGGGCCCAGGCCAGGCTCGACGGCGAAAACGGCCAACTGATCGCAGCCGCCGCCCAGACTCGCGGCCGCATCAGCGAGATGGAGCTGGCGATCATCCAGATCGACCAGGATATGCGCAGCGAAGTGGCGGGAGAGCTGCGAGAGATCGACGCCAAGATGGGCGAGCTGCGCGAGCGGCAGATTTCCGCCGAGCAGTCGCTGAAGCAGATCGATATCCGCGCGCCGCAATCGGGCCGCGTGCACCAACTGGCAGTGCACACGATCGGCGGCGTCATTGCGCCCGGCGAGGCGATCATGCAGATCGTGCCGACGGCCGACGCCCTGGTGGTCGAGGCGCGTGTCGCCCCGCAGGACATCGACCAGGTCCGCGTCGGGCAGCCGGCGGCGCTTCGCCTGTCGGCGTTCAGCCAACAGACCACGCCGGAGGTCGAGGGCCAGGTGGACCGAATCTCGCCCGACCTCATTGAGGACCAGAAGGCGGGCGTCGCCTACTACGCCGTGCGTATCGCGCTGACGAAGAGCAGCCTGAAGCAAGCTGGACAGCTCGAGCTGAAGCCCGGCATGCCGGCCGAGGTTTTCCTTCAGACAGGCGAGCGCACGGTCCTCTCCTACCTGCTGAAGCCATTGACCGA